A genomic window from Osmia bicornis bicornis chromosome 6, iOsmBic2.1, whole genome shotgun sequence includes:
- the LOC114874522 gene encoding uncharacterized protein LOC114874522 isoform X1, producing MQKTLPFSIERAFICCFVGVIFISFTEQKLETEKHQEEWFRINLTDFVDHLMPFVSKYIVENEMDPLMIPDVGQSFWIVGPLLILPSLHAELTYSFSSGSMHYLSKLERNGTVTVSYTGQTFTIDGNVVFDRILLTYDYFIKLLFLRQQGKVFADASSVWVNFRINFNILNCEFTLKAIELCNIDTISWFHQNRKYQKSITISIVGGTLTELLITPFTNIVTFLIKKALMKMIEKRITELFIAHFDQMNETVCPWNIFELHRYWSKYQSSEFEMN from the exons ATGCAAAAAACATTACCTTTTTCAATCGAAAGAGCGTTTATCTGTTGCTTCGTGGGAgtcatttttatatcttttacCGAACAGAAATTGGAAACAGAAAAACACCAAGAAGAATGGTTTCGAATAAATCTAACCGACTTCGTTGACCACCTAATGCCTTTCGTATCGAAATATATCGTTGAAAACGAGATGGATCCATTGATGATTCCGGACGTGGGTCAAAGTTTCTGGATCGTAGGT CCGTTACTGATTCTACCTTCGTTACATGCTGAATTAACGTATTCCTTCTCTTCGGGATCCATGCACTATTTGTCGAAATTAGAGCGTAATGGTACCGTCACTGTCTCATACACAGGTCAAACGTTCACCATCGATGGAAACGTTGTGTTCGACAGAATTTTG CTCACCTACGATTATTTCATAAAACTACTATTTCTAAGGCAACAGGGCAAAGTATTCGCTGATGCGAGTTCGGTTTGGGTCAATTTCAggatcaattttaatattctcaaTTGCGAGTTTACTCTAAAAGCGATCGAGCTATGTAACATCGA CACAATCAGTTGGTTTCATCAAAATAGGAAGTATCAAAA ATCAATTACTATCTCCATTGTAGGAGGTACTTTAACGGAACTACTGATAACACCTTTCACTAATATCGTaacatttctaattaaaaaggCGTTGATGAAGATGATCGAGAAACGAATAACGGAATTATTTATTGCACATTTCGACCAGATGAACGAGACAGTTTGTCCCTGGAACATTTTCGAATTACACCGCTACTGGTCCAAATATCAGAGTAGCGAATTCGAAATGAATTAA
- the LOC114874522 gene encoding uncharacterized protein LOC114874522 isoform X2 produces the protein MQKTLPFSIERAFICCFVGVIFISFTEQKLETEKHQEEWFRINLTDFVDHLMPFVSKYIVENEMDPLMIPDVGQSFWIVGPLLILPSLHAELTYSFSSGSMHYLSKLERNGTVTVSYTGQTFTIDGNVVFDRILLTYDYFIKLLFLRQQGKVFADASSVWVNFRINFNILNCEFTLKAIELCNIESITISIVGGTLTELLITPFTNIVTFLIKKALMKMIEKRITELFIAHFDQMNETVCPWNIFELHRYWSKYQSSEFEMN, from the exons ATGCAAAAAACATTACCTTTTTCAATCGAAAGAGCGTTTATCTGTTGCTTCGTGGGAgtcatttttatatcttttacCGAACAGAAATTGGAAACAGAAAAACACCAAGAAGAATGGTTTCGAATAAATCTAACCGACTTCGTTGACCACCTAATGCCTTTCGTATCGAAATATATCGTTGAAAACGAGATGGATCCATTGATGATTCCGGACGTGGGTCAAAGTTTCTGGATCGTAGGT CCGTTACTGATTCTACCTTCGTTACATGCTGAATTAACGTATTCCTTCTCTTCGGGATCCATGCACTATTTGTCGAAATTAGAGCGTAATGGTACCGTCACTGTCTCATACACAGGTCAAACGTTCACCATCGATGGAAACGTTGTGTTCGACAGAATTTTG CTCACCTACGATTATTTCATAAAACTACTATTTCTAAGGCAACAGGGCAAAGTATTCGCTGATGCGAGTTCGGTTTGGGTCAATTTCAggatcaattttaatattctcaaTTGCGAGTTTACTCTAAAAGCGATCGAGCTATGTAACATCGA ATCAATTACTATCTCCATTGTAGGAGGTACTTTAACGGAACTACTGATAACACCTTTCACTAATATCGTaacatttctaattaaaaaggCGTTGATGAAGATGATCGAGAAACGAATAACGGAATTATTTATTGCACATTTCGACCAGATGAACGAGACAGTTTGTCCCTGGAACATTTTCGAATTACACCGCTACTGGTCCAAATATCAGAGTAGCGAATTCGAAATGAATTAA
- the LOC114874522 gene encoding uncharacterized protein LOC114874522 isoform X5, whose translation MQKTLPFSIERAFICCFVGVIFISFTEQKLETEKHQEEWFRINLTDFVDHLMPFVSKYIVENEMDPLMIPDVGQSFWIVGPLLILPSLHAELTYSFSSGSMHYLSKLERNGTVTVSYTGQTFTIDGNVVFDRILALMKMIEKRITELFIAHFDQMNETVCPWNIFELHRYWSKYQSSEFEMN comes from the exons ATGCAAAAAACATTACCTTTTTCAATCGAAAGAGCGTTTATCTGTTGCTTCGTGGGAgtcatttttatatcttttacCGAACAGAAATTGGAAACAGAAAAACACCAAGAAGAATGGTTTCGAATAAATCTAACCGACTTCGTTGACCACCTAATGCCTTTCGTATCGAAATATATCGTTGAAAACGAGATGGATCCATTGATGATTCCGGACGTGGGTCAAAGTTTCTGGATCGTAGGT CCGTTACTGATTCTACCTTCGTTACATGCTGAATTAACGTATTCCTTCTCTTCGGGATCCATGCACTATTTGTCGAAATTAGAGCGTAATGGTACCGTCACTGTCTCATACACAGGTCAAACGTTCACCATCGATGGAAACGTTGTGTTCGACAGAATTTTG gCGTTGATGAAGATGATCGAGAAACGAATAACGGAATTATTTATTGCACATTTCGACCAGATGAACGAGACAGTTTGTCCCTGGAACATTTTCGAATTACACCGCTACTGGTCCAAATATCAGAGTAGCGAATTCGAAATGAATTAA
- the LOC114874522 gene encoding uncharacterized protein LOC114874522 isoform X4, translating to MQKTLPFSIERAFICCFVGVIFISFTEQKLETEKHQEEWFRINLTDFVDHLMPFVSKYIVENEMDPLMIPDVGQSFWIVGPLLILPSLHAELTYSFSSGSMHYLSKLERNGTVTVSYTGQTFTIDGNVVFDRILLTYDYFIKLLFLRQQGKVFADASSVWVNFRINFNILNCEFTLKAIELCNIE from the exons ATGCAAAAAACATTACCTTTTTCAATCGAAAGAGCGTTTATCTGTTGCTTCGTGGGAgtcatttttatatcttttacCGAACAGAAATTGGAAACAGAAAAACACCAAGAAGAATGGTTTCGAATAAATCTAACCGACTTCGTTGACCACCTAATGCCTTTCGTATCGAAATATATCGTTGAAAACGAGATGGATCCATTGATGATTCCGGACGTGGGTCAAAGTTTCTGGATCGTAGGT CCGTTACTGATTCTACCTTCGTTACATGCTGAATTAACGTATTCCTTCTCTTCGGGATCCATGCACTATTTGTCGAAATTAGAGCGTAATGGTACCGTCACTGTCTCATACACAGGTCAAACGTTCACCATCGATGGAAACGTTGTGTTCGACAGAATTTTG CTCACCTACGATTATTTCATAAAACTACTATTTCTAAGGCAACAGGGCAAAGTATTCGCTGATGCGAGTTCGGTTTGGGTCAATTTCAggatcaattttaatattctcaaTTGCGAGTTTACTCTAAAAGCGATCGAGCTATGTAACATCGA ATGA
- the LOC114874522 gene encoding uncharacterized protein LOC114874522 isoform X3, whose translation MPFVSKYIVENEMDPLMIPDVGQSFWIVGPLLILPSLHAELTYSFSSGSMHYLSKLERNGTVTVSYTGQTFTIDGNVVFDRILLTYDYFIKLLFLRQQGKVFADASSVWVNFRINFNILNCEFTLKAIELCNIDTISWFHQNRKYQKSITISIVGGTLTELLITPFTNIVTFLIKKALMKMIEKRITELFIAHFDQMNETVCPWNIFELHRYWSKYQSSEFEMN comes from the exons ATGCCTTTCGTATCGAAATATATCGTTGAAAACGAGATGGATCCATTGATGATTCCGGACGTGGGTCAAAGTTTCTGGATCGTAGGT CCGTTACTGATTCTACCTTCGTTACATGCTGAATTAACGTATTCCTTCTCTTCGGGATCCATGCACTATTTGTCGAAATTAGAGCGTAATGGTACCGTCACTGTCTCATACACAGGTCAAACGTTCACCATCGATGGAAACGTTGTGTTCGACAGAATTTTG CTCACCTACGATTATTTCATAAAACTACTATTTCTAAGGCAACAGGGCAAAGTATTCGCTGATGCGAGTTCGGTTTGGGTCAATTTCAggatcaattttaatattctcaaTTGCGAGTTTACTCTAAAAGCGATCGAGCTATGTAACATCGA CACAATCAGTTGGTTTCATCAAAATAGGAAGTATCAAAA ATCAATTACTATCTCCATTGTAGGAGGTACTTTAACGGAACTACTGATAACACCTTTCACTAATATCGTaacatttctaattaaaaaggCGTTGATGAAGATGATCGAGAAACGAATAACGGAATTATTTATTGCACATTTCGACCAGATGAACGAGACAGTTTGTCCCTGGAACATTTTCGAATTACACCGCTACTGGTCCAAATATCAGAGTAGCGAATTCGAAATGAATTAA